One genomic segment of Hydrogenobacter sp. includes these proteins:
- a CDS encoding lytic transglycosylase domain-containing protein, whose protein sequence is MLDLSLCFDKASWETGVNRKLLVVIAYVESGLRRDALNRNTNGTYDIGIMQVNSSNISKLKKMGIINREEDLWDTCTNIRAGAYILRECIASYGLNWKAVDCYNKGRRARDLSNYVWRVYKVLDTYR, encoded by the coding sequence ATGCTTGATCTTTCACTATGCTTTGATAAGGCTTCTTGGGAAACAGGAGTAAACAGAAAGCTTCTGGTAGTGATAGCTTATGTGGAAAGTGGACTCAGAAGGGATGCACTAAACAGGAACACAAACGGAACTTATGACATAGGCATTATGCAGGTTAATTCATCCAACATATCTAAGTTGAAAAAGATGGGAATTATAAATAGGGAAGAGGATCTTTGGGACACATGCACCAACATAAGAGCGGGGGCATATATACTCAGAGAGTGTATAGCAAGTTACGGTTTGAATTGGAAAGCTGTGGACTGCTATAACAAAGGAAGAAGGGCAAGGGATCTGAGCAATTATGTGTGGAGAGTTTACAAGGTGCTTGATACGTACAGGTGA
- a CDS encoding polyprenyl synthetase family protein: MQVMGYMVHLLEEELIKHLDPEVRAVLDVGNYIVASGGKRMRPILSLLTCKALGGDEKRVLPLAIGIEYIHVASLLHDDVVDGADKRRGKLSANVVFGNDLCVLTGDYMYAKALWLYSIYGNLKSIEIVSKAVMDMAQGQVLELKSVGDLIDEDTYFSIIDRKTGVLFGASMAVGALVAGREDYEEFYRIGLKIGRAFQLVDDALDYSGSEEKLGKPVGNDLKEGKCTYPLISVIEKLNFEDVKRSLRSGEILWLREKVVELGGVKKTYERALTEVQDALEELYGIVGKDLVQPLEALIISVVRRER; this comes from the coding sequence ATGCAGGTGATGGGATATATGGTGCATCTTTTAGAAGAAGAGCTTATTAAACACCTCGATCCAGAGGTGAGAGCTGTGTTAGATGTGGGTAACTACATAGTTGCCTCCGGTGGCAAGAGGATGAGACCCATATTGAGCTTGCTCACGTGTAAAGCTTTAGGTGGTGACGAAAAAAGGGTGCTACCTTTAGCTATAGGTATAGAGTATATACACGTCGCATCTTTGCTTCACGATGATGTGGTTGACGGAGCAGACAAAAGGAGGGGTAAACTGTCAGCCAATGTGGTGTTTGGAAACGATCTGTGCGTGCTTACAGGTGACTACATGTACGCTAAGGCTCTCTGGCTTTATTCCATTTACGGTAATCTAAAAAGCATAGAAATAGTGAGTAAAGCTGTTATGGATATGGCACAGGGACAGGTTCTTGAGCTAAAAAGCGTTGGGGATCTAATAGATGAGGATACATATTTTAGCATAATAGACAGGAAAACAGGGGTTCTTTTTGGAGCCAGTATGGCTGTAGGTGCCTTAGTTGCAGGTAGAGAAGATTACGAAGAGTTTTACCGTATAGGATTAAAAATAGGTAGGGCTTTTCAACTTGTTGATGATGCTCTTGATTATTCTGGATCTGAGGAAAAGCTCGGTAAACCTGTGGGTAACGATCTGAAGGAGGGCAAATGTACATATCCTCTTATAAGCGTGATCGAAAAGCTGAATTTTGAAGATGTAAAAAGATCCCTCAGAAGCGGGGAGATCCTCTGGCTAAGGGAGAAGGTTGTGGAGTTGGGTGGTGTAAAAAAAACTTACGAAAGGGCGCTCACGGAGGTACAGGACGCCTTAGAGGAACTCTACGGGATAGTTGGAAAAGATCTTGTACAACCTTTGGAAGCTTTAATAATCTCCGTGGTAAGAAGGGAGAGGTGA
- the nifE gene encoding nitrogenase iron-molybdenum cofactor biosynthesis protein NifE — MRDLKDFFFEPACGLNREKDKKEREKGCSRPKPGSASGGCAFDGAQITLLPIADAVHIVHGPIACAGNSWDNRGTRSSISDYYRMGFTTDISEIDVVYGGEGKLYEAIREAVEKYKPPAVFVYQTCVPAMIGDDIVSVCKKASQDLGIPVIPVESPGFVGSKNLGNKLAGDALFRYVIGTKEPEYTTPYDINLLGEYNIAGELWQVLPLFQELGIRLLACITGDSRYQDIASCHRAKVNMVVCSKALLSLARKMEEKYGVPYFEGSFYGIENTSNTLRNIARLLGDKELMERTERLIALKEEEVKKKLEPYIEKLKGKRVLINTGGVKSWSMVSQVKELGMIVVGTSSKKSTSEDKKRMLELVGDEGMLIDEPNPKELVRLFKDLKVDVLMAGGRSKFVALKEYIPFLDTNQERMKPYAGYEGMLVLAEELIRTLYSPVFELCKEESPW, encoded by the coding sequence ATGAGAGACTTAAAGGATTTTTTCTTTGAACCCGCATGTGGTCTTAACAGGGAAAAGGACAAGAAGGAAAGGGAAAAGGGGTGCTCAAGACCAAAACCAGGAAGCGCTTCGGGTGGTTGTGCCTTTGATGGTGCGCAGATAACTCTACTCCCGATAGCTGATGCGGTACATATAGTCCACGGTCCTATAGCCTGTGCGGGCAACTCATGGGACAACAGAGGAACACGCTCTTCCATATCCGATTATTACAGGATGGGTTTTACGACGGATATCAGTGAGATAGATGTAGTATACGGTGGTGAAGGGAAGCTTTATGAAGCTATAAGGGAAGCGGTGGAAAAGTATAAGCCACCTGCAGTCTTTGTGTATCAGACATGCGTCCCAGCTATGATAGGGGATGATATAGTAAGCGTTTGTAAAAAAGCCTCTCAGGATCTTGGAATTCCCGTTATTCCTGTTGAATCTCCAGGTTTTGTAGGTAGCAAGAACCTTGGAAATAAGCTGGCGGGCGATGCGCTCTTTAGGTATGTTATAGGGACAAAAGAACCAGAATATACAACTCCTTATGATATTAACCTTCTTGGTGAGTATAACATCGCCGGGGAGCTTTGGCAGGTACTACCTCTTTTCCAAGAACTGGGTATAAGGTTGCTTGCCTGTATAACGGGGGATTCAAGATATCAAGATATTGCTTCTTGTCATAGAGCTAAGGTAAATATGGTTGTGTGTTCCAAAGCTCTTCTTAGCCTTGCAAGGAAGATGGAGGAAAAATATGGAGTACCTTACTTTGAAGGCTCTTTTTACGGTATTGAGAATACCAGCAATACCTTGAGAAATATAGCAAGGCTTTTGGGCGACAAGGAATTGATGGAAAGGACAGAAAGACTAATTGCCTTAAAAGAGGAAGAAGTAAAGAAGAAACTTGAGCCATATATTGAGAAGTTGAAGGGCAAAAGGGTACTAATAAACACAGGAGGGGTAAAGAGCTGGTCTATGGTCTCCCAAGTAAAAGAGCTTGGTATGATAGTTGTGGGAACAAGCTCCAAAAAAAGTACATCAGAAGATAAGAAAAGAATGCTTGAACTTGTGGGAGATGAAGGAATGCTCATCGATGAGCCTAACCCGAAAGAGCTTGTACGCCTTTTCAAAGACCTAAAAGTGGATGTACTTATGGCAGGTGGAAGGAGCAAGTTTGTAGCTCTTAAGGAGTACATTCCCTTCCTTGATACAAATCAGGAGAGGATGAAACCTTACGCTGGCTATGAGGGTATGCTTGTGCTTGCCGAAGAACTCATAAGGACATTATACAGTCCTGTGTTTGAGCTTTGCAAGGAGGAGTCACCATGGTAA
- the hfq gene encoding RNA chaperone Hfq: protein MYPIEKNNNIQDELIEEFKRKGATITVFLTRGNRITGKVLEHDKYTILLEVEGQPNLIYKHAISTIVQGA, encoded by the coding sequence ATGTACCCGATAGAAAAGAATAACAACATACAGGATGAGCTTATTGAGGAGTTTAAGAGAAAAGGTGCTACAATAACTGTCTTTTTGACTAGAGGAAACAGAATAACAGGGAAAGTGTTGGAACACGATAAGTACACTATACTGCTTGAGGTAGAAGGACAACCTAACCTCATATACAAGCACGCTATAAGCACCATAGTTCAAGGAGCTTAA
- a CDS encoding S8 family serine peptidase, whose product MRLLLVLAFVTLSFAQNWEKFDPVLRRSILNGERGITLNTYTNIDKVKVLRRDGKVEVVSLSQKNLENLEKDPTAIYIEAPRKLKLLDDVSTNSSYVVWGHGTQQVDINYNKPFFGYIFGGSVSAEGCIQNSLFFQCSSATKLNVTALNDYRLLLFAPDIKGSDIQGGDRKYLVGTRSSISTNTGKGVVVGIVDSGINFCHPAFRNADGTTRILFYKDYTGIELSEAQINNMIKMGSCNYDGEGHGTAVASIAGGYWSMTRYNSQAKDVKFIVYKTNLYDTDVMAGLDYIKSKVQNLSMPAVVNLSLGGQLDPHDGTSLLDRYVDELSGPGFIVVVSAGNEGNERIHARLSSDNGDIHIYVSSNVEVDGWYTKGSSYNIQVCDQTTVNCVGANPGNLANSQINTTSCFAYIDNRTLSSQLNGDGEVYMQISCLNPTYLTIRLTKISGSGKMDMWVSGDGNFLDGQVDDGFGGFSYTVSSPGTAKNVITVGAIGSNYISTSRFDNYGRVAYFSSRGPTRDGRIKPDVVADGFFQCTANANFSGNTDPNLCGPPGSGTYYIAIGGTSFSAPVVVSLVAMYLQSNPSADPMQVKNWLINNAFYDTEGTPPNVAYGYGKAVWVETSTTTNVEEKNSQTSSGGGCSMGRSSPINTLIYSLFVLIPLMKKLWKIRKRYA is encoded by the coding sequence ATGAGACTTCTTTTAGTGCTTGCTTTTGTAACTCTCTCTTTTGCTCAAAATTGGGAAAAGTTTGATCCCGTATTGAGAAGAAGCATTCTCAATGGAGAAAGAGGAATAACCTTGAATACATACACTAACATAGACAAGGTAAAGGTATTGAGAAGGGACGGCAAAGTAGAGGTTGTAAGCTTGTCTCAAAAGAATTTAGAGAATCTTGAAAAAGATCCTACAGCTATATACATAGAGGCACCGAGAAAACTCAAACTGCTTGACGATGTTAGTACCAATTCCTCCTACGTAGTGTGGGGTCATGGAACTCAGCAAGTAGATATAAACTACAACAAACCTTTTTTTGGATATATTTTTGGGGGGAGTGTGAGTGCTGAAGGATGTATCCAGAACTCTCTTTTCTTCCAATGCAGTTCAGCTACAAAGCTAAATGTTACGGCGCTAAATGACTACAGACTCTTACTCTTTGCACCGGATATAAAAGGTTCGGATATACAAGGTGGTGACAGAAAATACCTTGTAGGCACAAGATCGAGCATCAGCACGAATACCGGTAAGGGTGTTGTAGTGGGCATAGTGGATTCAGGTATAAACTTCTGCCATCCTGCTTTTAGAAATGCCGATGGTACCACAAGAATACTTTTTTACAAAGACTACACAGGAATAGAACTCAGCGAGGCACAGATAAATAACATGATAAAGATGGGCAGTTGTAATTATGACGGGGAGGGACATGGTACAGCGGTAGCAAGCATTGCAGGTGGTTACTGGTCTATGACGAGGTACAACAGTCAAGCTAAGGATGTTAAGTTCATCGTGTATAAAACCAACTTATACGATACGGACGTTATGGCTGGACTTGATTACATTAAGTCAAAGGTACAAAACTTAAGTATGCCTGCGGTTGTAAACTTATCCTTAGGTGGACAACTTGACCCTCACGATGGTACGAGTCTCCTTGACAGGTATGTGGATGAATTATCGGGTCCTGGCTTTATAGTAGTGGTATCAGCGGGTAATGAAGGAAATGAGAGGATACATGCGAGACTCTCTTCAGACAATGGGGATATTCATATATATGTCTCTTCAAACGTGGAAGTGGATGGCTGGTACACGAAAGGATCCTCCTACAATATACAGGTGTGCGATCAAACCACAGTAAACTGTGTGGGAGCTAATCCTGGCAATCTTGCCAACTCTCAGATAAACACCACATCTTGCTTTGCATATATTGACAACAGGACGCTATCTTCACAGCTCAACGGCGATGGGGAGGTATATATGCAAATTTCCTGCCTTAACCCAACTTATCTTACAATTAGATTAACTAAAATCAGCGGAAGTGGGAAAATGGATATGTGGGTGAGTGGAGACGGGAACTTTCTTGATGGTCAGGTAGATGACGGTTTTGGAGGCTTTTCTTACACAGTTTCCTCACCTGGTACAGCAAAGAATGTGATAACCGTAGGAGCCATAGGGAGTAATTACATAAGCACGTCACGTTTTGACAATTACGGTCGGGTAGCATACTTCTCCTCGAGGGGACCCACCAGAGACGGCAGAATAAAACCGGATGTTGTAGCTGATGGTTTTTTCCAATGCACCGCAAATGCAAACTTTTCTGGCAATACTGATCCGAACCTTTGCGGACCGCCTGGCAGTGGAACTTACTACATTGCAATAGGAGGTACATCCTTTTCAGCGCCTGTAGTTGTCTCACTCGTAGCTATGTACTTGCAAAGTAATCCTTCTGCAGATCCGATGCAAGTCAAAAATTGGCTCATAAATAATGCGTTTTACGATACGGAGGGAACACCTCCCAATGTAGCATACGGATACGGTAAGGCTGTGTGGGTAGAGACTTCTACAACAACTAATGTAGAAGAGAAAAATAGTCAAACATCTTCAGGTGGAGGATGTAGCATGGGAAGATCCTCACCGATAAACACACTGATATACTCTCTCTTTGTCCTTATACCTTTAATGAAAAAGCTGTGGAAAATACGTAAGCGCTATGCTTGA
- a CDS encoding cupredoxin domain-containing protein, whose amino-acid sequence MRRKFHLILLFIFVNTVFAIQHERVEKKYIAHIDTDGVQRVNIKAGSYYFDPNYIVIKANIPAELIIVRESAVTPHDFVLKINSTLIKEDITKKGTKIRFTPTETGKFEFYCDKKLPLFPSHKEKGMWGIIEIIK is encoded by the coding sequence GTGAGAAGGAAATTTCATCTTATACTACTTTTTATTTTTGTAAATACAGTATTTGCTATACAGCACGAACGTGTAGAAAAAAAGTATATTGCACATATTGATACGGATGGGGTTCAAAGGGTCAATATAAAGGCAGGTTCTTATTATTTTGACCCAAATTATATAGTTATTAAAGCAAACATACCTGCTGAGCTTATCATAGTTAGAGAAAGTGCAGTAACGCCTCATGACTTTGTTCTTAAGATAAATAGCACACTTATAAAAGAGGACATCACAAAGAAAGGAACTAAAATAAGGTTTACCCCAACTGAAACTGGTAAGTTTGAGTTTTACTGCGATAAAAAACTACCACTTTTCCCAAGCCACAAAGAAAAAGGCATGTGGGGGATAATAGAGATAATTAAGTGA
- the lpdA gene encoding dihydrolipoyl dehydrogenase: protein MKFDLVIVGAGSGGYEAALYAHRRGMKVALIELSPESVGGNCLNRGCIPSKYMRHGAYLIEKFQKMPSYGIIPHGFDLDMQKLKENRERVILTIRESFKKFANQLKVPIFYGRGILKDEETVYVEGQDLKVKADFILLATGSSTVSVGGIVPDGKHIYDTDQIWDLDRFPKSVLIVGGGAVGVEFAYIFRMYGCEVLLVEIKDRLLPSDDIPEESSRYLARKLKKLGVDVKLKTSVESWEKTEEGLKVRLSDGSEPTVDIILLGVGRKPNTDGIGLEHLNIKRDHRGFVVVNEFCQTSIKNIYACGDITSPLMLAHKAMYEGRVAVSHILGDKDIRKDDRLMPKIIYSAYEIASIGLTEEQAEEMGYDVKVGVVSFVSNPKAMDDGENEGFVRLVIDKKSGDLLGCHILGPHAGELIHQIVHLMKADLKVDFVSKSVYSHPSLSEAIGQSAAEVYWGSLTWAKRH, encoded by the coding sequence ATGAAGTTTGACCTTGTAATAGTGGGGGCAGGAAGCGGTGGTTATGAGGCAGCTCTTTACGCTCACAGAAGAGGTATGAAAGTAGCTCTTATAGAGCTGTCTCCCGAAAGCGTCGGTGGAAACTGCCTCAACAGAGGATGTATACCATCCAAGTATATGAGACACGGAGCTTACCTTATCGAGAAATTCCAAAAGATGCCAAGCTACGGTATAATTCCACATGGATTTGATCTTGATATGCAAAAGCTGAAGGAAAATAGGGAAAGGGTTATACTGACTATAAGGGAGAGCTTTAAGAAGTTCGCAAACCAACTCAAAGTACCTATCTTTTACGGGAGGGGTATTCTAAAGGATGAAGAAACTGTCTATGTGGAAGGTCAAGATCTGAAGGTAAAAGCCGACTTTATATTGCTTGCCACAGGCTCATCCACAGTTAGCGTGGGTGGGATCGTTCCCGATGGAAAACACATATATGATACGGATCAGATATGGGATCTGGATCGCTTTCCTAAAAGTGTGTTGATCGTGGGAGGAGGGGCTGTAGGTGTTGAATTTGCATACATCTTCAGAATGTACGGATGTGAAGTGCTTTTGGTTGAGATAAAAGATAGACTCCTCCCTTCGGATGATATACCAGAAGAGTCTTCCAGATATCTAGCGAGAAAGCTGAAAAAACTTGGCGTTGATGTAAAACTCAAAACATCAGTGGAAAGTTGGGAAAAAACTGAAGAAGGCTTAAAAGTTAGGCTTTCAGATGGATCCGAACCCACAGTAGACATTATACTCCTCGGTGTAGGAAGAAAACCCAACACGGATGGTATAGGACTTGAGCATCTAAATATCAAAAGGGATCACAGGGGATTTGTCGTCGTTAATGAGTTTTGTCAGACATCCATAAAAAATATATACGCATGCGGTGATATAACATCTCCGCTTATGCTTGCCCATAAAGCTATGTACGAAGGAAGGGTGGCGGTAAGTCACATACTCGGTGATAAAGATATTAGGAAGGATGATAGGCTTATGCCCAAGATCATTTATTCTGCATACGAGATAGCCTCTATAGGATTGACCGAAGAGCAAGCCGAGGAGATGGGTTACGATGTTAAGGTTGGTGTGGTTTCCTTTGTATCTAATCCTAAGGCTATGGATGATGGAGAAAATGAAGGTTTTGTAAGGCTCGTTATTGACAAAAAGAGCGGAGATCTGCTCGGATGCCACATACTCGGACCTCATGCTGGTGAGCTTATACACCAGATCGTTCACCTTATGAAAGCTGATCTAAAGGTAGATTTTGTCTCCAAGTCGGTATACTCTCACCCTTCGCTCTCAGAAGCAATAGGTCAATCAGCCGCTGAAGTTTATTGGGGATCTTTAACCTGGGCAAAAAGGCATTGA
- the nifN gene encoding nitrogenase iron-molybdenum cofactor biosynthesis protein NifN — MVNIIKSNKACSVYPLKLSQPLGAVYAFLGIKRTMPLMHGSQGCGAFAKTFLTRHFSENIPMQTTALSEVATILGGDENLHTALKNIMEKSDPEVIGIVSTGVSETRGDDVEGSIERFKELYPEYAYKKFVYVSTPDYEGSFHDGYRKALTSIVKTLVKRTYSKNPRQVNLLLSYHLTAKDTDMIKETVEGFGLKAILLPDLSSSMDGSVRGFSGITAGGTDTKDIEMMSASAVTITIGESTKEAGGYLEGKFMIPAFHFESLYGLKNFDEFVRFLMNLSGRKPPEGLKRWRNRLIDAMLDTHFYLTNRKVAIAGEPDIFYAVVDFLVRELGMHLSAGVVPTISESIKTLPIDEIIVGDLEDILNSSGLDMVIGNTNMKHVVRKLSIPHYRIGIPIFDRLGHFLKGYIGYEGTTNFIFELANLLMEMDEEISYKVPEYIKGGGHYEGCLCDKKP, encoded by the coding sequence ATGGTAAACATAATAAAGTCAAACAAAGCTTGTTCGGTTTACCCATTAAAATTAAGCCAGCCTTTAGGAGCTGTTTATGCTTTTCTCGGCATTAAACGAACTATGCCTTTGATGCATGGATCTCAAGGATGCGGCGCTTTTGCTAAAACCTTTCTCACCAGACACTTTTCAGAAAATATCCCAATGCAGACAACCGCCCTTTCTGAGGTGGCGACCATCTTGGGTGGAGATGAAAACCTGCACACTGCATTGAAAAATATAATGGAGAAGAGCGATCCGGAAGTTATCGGTATTGTTTCTACAGGTGTTAGCGAAACAAGGGGGGATGATGTGGAAGGCTCTATAGAAAGGTTTAAGGAGCTTTATCCAGAATACGCATATAAAAAGTTTGTTTATGTATCAACACCGGACTACGAGGGTTCCTTTCATGACGGATACAGGAAGGCGCTTACATCCATAGTAAAAACCCTAGTAAAGAGGACTTACAGCAAAAATCCACGACAGGTAAACCTACTTTTGAGCTACCACCTCACAGCAAAGGATACAGACATGATAAAAGAGACCGTGGAAGGTTTTGGACTGAAGGCTATACTTCTTCCTGACCTTTCCAGTTCTATGGACGGAAGTGTTAGAGGTTTCTCTGGTATAACTGCTGGTGGAACGGATACGAAGGACATAGAGATGATGTCCGCATCGGCAGTAACCATAACGATAGGAGAAAGCACAAAGGAAGCAGGAGGATATTTAGAGGGGAAGTTTATGATACCTGCCTTTCATTTTGAAAGCCTTTACGGGCTTAAGAACTTTGACGAGTTTGTTAGATTTCTAATGAACTTGAGTGGTAGGAAGCCTCCTGAAGGATTAAAAAGATGGAGAAATAGACTAATTGACGCAATGCTGGATACTCATTTTTATCTTACAAACAGAAAGGTAGCCATTGCAGGTGAGCCAGATATCTTCTATGCGGTTGTTGACTTTTTGGTAAGAGAACTTGGTATGCATCTCTCCGCTGGCGTAGTGCCAACGATATCAGAAAGCATAAAAACCTTGCCCATTGATGAGATTATTGTGGGAGACCTTGAGGACATATTGAATAGTAGTGGTCTTGATATGGTCATAGGGAATACTAACATGAAGCATGTAGTCAGAAAGCTGAGTATACCTCATTATAGAATAGGTATCCCCATATTTGACAGGCTTGGGCATTTCTTGAAGGGCTATATAGGTTATGAGGGAACTACGAACTTCATATTTGAGCTTGCAAACCTTCTTATGGAGATGGACGAAGAGATTTCTTACAAAGTTCCTGAATACATAAAAGGAGGAGGACATTATGAGGGTTGCCTTTGCGACAAAAAGCCTTAA
- the nifX gene encoding nitrogen fixation protein NifX gives MRVAFATKSLNKVDDHFGHARTMAIYEIDETGYRFLEYRHFEDIPDEEYDKINDKIDKLKDCTIVYVIAIGATAAARIVKAKIHPVKVNEPTPIKEVLERLIKTLNTNPPPWLKKALVDSKDKL, from the coding sequence ATGAGGGTTGCCTTTGCGACAAAAAGCCTTAATAAGGTGGATGACCACTTTGGGCATGCAAGGACTATGGCTATTTACGAGATAGATGAGACAGGCTATAGGTTTTTGGAGTACAGGCATTTTGAAGACATACCCGATGAGGAGTATGACAAGATAAACGACAAAATAGATAAATTAAAGGACTGCACCATAGTTTATGTAATCGCCATAGGTGCTACGGCAGCTGCAAGAATAGTAAAAGCTAAAATACATCCTGTAAAGGTAAACGAGCCTACTCCGATAAAAGAAGTCCTTGAAAGATTGATAAAGACATTAAACACAAACCCACCACCATGGTTAAAAAAAGCCTTAGTGGATAGCAAAGATAAGCTCTAA